In the Gammaproteobacteria bacterium genome, one interval contains:
- the treY gene encoding malto-oligosyltrehalose synthase yields MSADGVPIATYRLQLNRDFTFADARGIVPYLQALGISHVYASPFLKARAGSSHGYDIVDHDALNPEIGNEADLTAFTDSLHRHGMGLVMDIVPNHMGVGGGDNGWWLDVLEHGEASPYADYFDIDWRPASPALRHKVLLPFLGDHYGAVLEDGGLVLGFDATRGAFDVRYYEHLFPIDPRSYPAVLGHALDPAGEPTLDSAARDGLEAVAAACRALPRRSATGAARRRERRRAGAGCKERLAALCRDHPAVEKRLHAAATALNGTPGESASFDRLHRLLEAQAYRLAYWLVAADEINYRRFFDINDLAGIRVEDADVFTATHRLVLRLVADGHVQGLRVDHPDGLWDPQGYFGNLQTLTSAAAGAAGEGFYLLAEKVLADHEHLPADWAVAGTTGYETAHLINGLLVDPSAERDLTRLYQGFTGRREQFDEILYHSRKLIINSVLASELAVLANMASAIARTDRHTRDFTYHRLRDALAETAACFPVYRTYLTAVRAAEADHRHIRWAIAQAKRRNPAADLQVYDFLEGLLGLANQNRRDAAARRLVVRLALRFQQYTAPVMAKGMEDTAFYVYNRLTALNDVGFDPRVFGVSVKAFHHGMGQRVEHHPHGLVTTSTHDSKRSEDVRARTAVLSEAPRAWGRHLARWRQLNRIRKRQVHDTPAPSPEDEYLLYQTLAGAWPMECSTHEALAAFRERTATYMEKVVNEAKTHSSWINPDDEYLEATRAFVTALLDDPERNPFLADFIPFQQSILRYGLLNSLSQTLLKLTVPGVPDIYQGTELWNFSLVDPDNRRPVDYERRRRLLETLSAEGDATPALARELMAALEDGRAKLHVIRQALRLRQGLPELFRDGGYAGLATWGTAATHLAAFARHRQDDHVVVAVPRWLARLDGGTEKGCLGTRAWRDTTVACPEAAVSAYRNVLSGEKIGVRQTPDGAGLAAAELFATFPAALLVPV; encoded by the coding sequence ATGAGCGCCGACGGCGTCCCTATCGCCACCTACCGGCTGCAACTCAACCGCGACTTCACCTTCGCCGACGCCCGCGGCATCGTCCCCTACTTGCAGGCACTCGGCATCAGTCACGTCTACGCCTCACCCTTTTTGAAGGCCCGGGCCGGCAGCAGCCACGGCTACGACATCGTGGATCACGACGCCCTCAACCCGGAGATCGGCAACGAGGCCGACCTCACCGCCTTCACCGACAGCCTGCACCGCCACGGCATGGGCCTGGTGATGGACATCGTCCCCAACCACATGGGGGTGGGAGGTGGCGACAACGGCTGGTGGCTCGATGTGCTGGAGCACGGCGAGGCCTCGCCCTACGCCGACTACTTCGACATCGACTGGCGCCCGGCGAGCCCGGCACTGCGCCACAAGGTGCTGCTGCCCTTCCTGGGGGACCACTACGGCGCCGTGCTCGAGGACGGCGGCCTGGTGCTCGGCTTCGATGCCACGCGCGGCGCCTTCGACGTGCGCTACTACGAGCACCTGTTCCCCATCGATCCGCGCAGCTATCCCGCCGTCCTGGGGCACGCCCTCGACCCCGCCGGCGAGCCCACCCTGGACAGCGCCGCCCGCGACGGGCTGGAGGCCGTAGCGGCGGCCTGCCGCGCCCTGCCGCGGCGCTCCGCGACCGGTGCCGCCCGGCGCCGGGAACGCCGCCGCGCCGGCGCCGGCTGCAAGGAGCGCCTGGCCGCCCTGTGCCGTGATCACCCCGCGGTAGAGAAGCGCCTCCACGCGGCCGCCACGGCCCTCAATGGCACCCCCGGCGAGTCGGCCAGCTTCGACCGTCTCCACCGCCTGCTGGAGGCCCAGGCCTACCGCCTCGCTTACTGGCTGGTGGCCGCCGACGAGATCAACTATAGGCGCTTCTTCGACATCAACGACCTCGCCGGCATCCGCGTGGAAGACGCCGATGTGTTCACGGCTACCCACCGGCTGGTGCTTCGGCTGGTGGCCGATGGGCACGTCCAGGGCCTGCGCGTCGATCACCCGGACGGCCTGTGGGACCCCCAGGGCTACTTCGGCAACCTTCAGACCCTGACCTCCGCCGCGGCCGGCGCTGCGGGTGAAGGCTTCTACCTGCTGGCGGAAAAGGTGCTGGCCGACCACGAGCACCTGCCGGCCGACTGGGCGGTGGCCGGCACCACCGGCTACGAAACCGCCCACTTGATCAACGGCCTGTTGGTGGATCCGAGCGCAGAGCGCGATCTGACCCGCCTCTACCAAGGCTTCACCGGCCGCCGTGAGCAATTCGACGAGATCCTCTACCACAGCAGGAAACTCATCATCAACAGCGTCCTGGCCAGCGAGCTGGCGGTACTGGCCAACATGGCGAGCGCCATCGCCCGCACCGACCGCCACACCCGCGACTTCACCTATCACCGCCTGCGGGACGCCCTGGCGGAGACCGCGGCATGCTTCCCGGTCTACCGCACCTACCTCACCGCCGTCCGTGCCGCCGAGGCCGACCACCGCCATATCCGCTGGGCCATTGCCCAGGCCAAGCGCCGCAATCCCGCCGCCGACCTCCAGGTCTACGACTTCCTGGAAGGACTGCTCGGCCTGGCAAACCAGAACCGCCGCGACGCCGCCGCCCGCCGCCTGGTGGTGCGCCTCGCCCTGCGCTTCCAGCAGTACACCGCGCCGGTGATGGCCAAGGGCATGGAGGATACCGCCTTCTACGTCTACAACCGCCTGACGGCACTCAACGACGTGGGCTTCGATCCGCGGGTCTTCGGCGTCTCCGTCAAGGCCTTTCACCACGGCATGGGGCAACGTGTGGAACACCATCCCCACGGTCTCGTAACCACCTCGACCCATGACAGCAAGCGCAGTGAGGACGTGCGGGCGCGCACCGCGGTACTGTCGGAGGCCCCTCGCGCCTGGGGCCGGCACCTCGCCCGTTGGCGGCAGCTCAACCGCATCAGGAAACGGCAGGTGCACGACACACCCGCCCCGTCGCCGGAGGACGAGTACCTTCTGTACCAGACCCTGGCAGGTGCCTGGCCGATGGAGTGCTCCACCCACGAGGCCCTCGCTGCCTTCCGCGAGCGCACCGCCACGTACATGGAGAAGGTGGTGAACGAGGCCAAGACCCACAGCTCATGGATCAACCCCGACGACGAGTACCTGGAGGCCACCCGGGCCTTCGTGACGGCACTGCTCGACGACCCGGAACGCAATCCCTTTCTGGCGGACTTCATCCCCTTCCAGCAGAGCATCCTGCGTTACGGGCTGCTGAACAGCCTGTCCCAGACCCTGCTCAAGCTGACCGTGCCCGGCGTACCGGACATCTACCAGGGCACCGAGCTGTGGAACTTCAGCCTCGTGGACCCCGACAACCGCCGCCCGGTGGACTACGAGCGACGCCGTAGGCTGCTGGAGACTCTTTCCGCCGAGGGCGACGCCACCCCTGCCCTGGCGCGCGAGCTGATGGCCGCCCTCGAGGATGGGCGCGCCAAGCTCCACGTCATACGCCAGGCCCTGCGCCTGCGCCAGGGCCTGCCCGAACTCTTCCGCGACGGCGGCTATGCCGGCCTGGCGACGTGGGGAACCGCCGCCACCCACCTGGCCGCCTTCGCCCGCCACCGCCAGGACGACCACGTGGTGGTGGCCGTCCCGCGCTGGCTGGCACGGCTCGACGGCGGCACGGAGAAGGGCTGTCTGGGAACGAGGGCCTGGCGCGACACCACCGTGGCCTGCCCGGAGGCGGCGGTCAGTGCATACCGCAACGTGCTCAGCGGCGAGAAGATAGGGGTGCGGCAGACTCCGGACGGAGCCGGATTGGCCGCCGCCGAACTGTTCGCCACCTTCCCGGCCGCCCTGCTGGTGCCCGTCTGA
- a CDS encoding DUF3459 domain-containing protein yields MQNHDQVGNRAFGERIAALAADEAVHAATALLLLAPEPPLLFMGQEWGCARPFPFFCDFGPDLAERVVAGRREEFADFPEFRDPAARERIPDPMADATFAAAVLDWDAPARPAHSRWLNIHRQLLALRHRELVPRLRGPVHDRGGQLHGATALTAAWTLGDGSRLAVTANLGEAPVDGVSLPGGRVLYTTHPADTAAAAIRLPPWSVVSVSG; encoded by the coding sequence TTGCAGAACCACGACCAGGTGGGCAACCGCGCCTTCGGCGAGCGCATCGCCGCCCTGGCCGCGGACGAGGCGGTGCATGCCGCCACCGCCCTGCTGCTGCTGGCACCGGAACCGCCCCTGCTGTTCATGGGCCAGGAATGGGGCTGCGCCCGCCCCTTCCCCTTTTTCTGCGATTTCGGTCCCGATCTCGCGGAGCGGGTGGTGGCGGGGCGGCGCGAGGAATTCGCGGACTTTCCCGAATTCCGCGACCCCGCGGCACGGGAACGCATCCCCGACCCCATGGCTGATGCCACCTTCGCCGCCGCCGTGCTGGACTGGGACGCCCCGGCGCGTCCCGCACACTCGCGCTGGCTGAACATCCACCGCCAGCTGCTGGCCCTGCGCCACCGCGAGCTGGTGCCACGGCTGCGCGGCCCGGTGCACGACAGGGGCGGACAGCTGCACGGCGCCACCGCCCTCACCGCCGCATGGACCCTCGGCGACGGTTCCCGGCTGGCAGTGACGGCCAACCTCGGGGAGGCCCCCGTCGACGGAGTCAGCCTGCCCGGGGGACGCGTGCTGTACACCACCCACCCGGCGGATACGGCAGCCGCTGCCATCCGTTTGCCGCCGTGGTCGGTGGTATCGGTATCTGGATGA
- a CDS encoding glycosyltransferase — protein MSTLEDYAQVAGPEVIAHLRQLAAPLAGARVVHVNSTRVGGGVARLLTKLVPFMEELGLETHWEVISGESEFYECTKGMHNALQGNRVALGSHLLRVYEETNAAKAEELRPVLADADFVFIHDPQPAPLLGHFPERRGKWIWRCHIDASHPYRPVWKYLYPMVAPYDASIFSLAAFAQDLPHPQYLVPPSIDPLSDKNMELQETEIARVCEHHGLDPALPMVIQVSRFDRFKDPVGVIRAYQLARRFTPHLQLVLAGGGATDDPEGEVVLQEVEAAAGDDPNIHTLLLPNDAHTEINALQRAADIVLQKSLREGFGLTVTEGLWKGKPVIGGDVGGIRLQVVNHHTGFLVSTPEGAALRIRYLLHQPDRRREMGDKARRFVRENFLLTRHLREYLTLMVALLHGATDRIELGQP, from the coding sequence ATGAGCACCCTGGAGGACTACGCCCAGGTCGCCGGGCCCGAGGTCATCGCCCACCTCAGGCAGCTGGCCGCGCCCCTGGCCGGGGCCCGCGTGGTACACGTCAACTCCACCCGGGTGGGCGGCGGCGTCGCCAGACTCCTCACCAAGCTGGTGCCCTTCATGGAAGAACTGGGGCTGGAGACTCACTGGGAGGTCATCTCCGGCGAGAGCGAGTTCTATGAGTGCACCAAGGGCATGCACAACGCCCTCCAGGGCAACCGCGTGGCCCTCGGCTCTCACCTGCTGCGGGTCTACGAGGAGACCAATGCCGCCAAGGCCGAGGAGCTGAGGCCGGTGCTGGCGGACGCCGACTTCGTATTCATCCACGACCCCCAGCCGGCGCCGCTGCTCGGACACTTCCCCGAACGCAGGGGCAAGTGGATCTGGCGCTGCCACATCGACGCCAGCCACCCCTACCGCCCGGTGTGGAAGTATCTCTATCCCATGGTGGCACCCTACGACGCCAGCATCTTCTCCCTGGCGGCCTTCGCCCAGGACCTGCCCCATCCCCAGTACCTGGTGCCACCCAGCATCGATCCCCTGAGCGACAAGAACATGGAACTGCAAGAAACGGAGATCGCCCGGGTGTGCGAGCACCATGGCCTCGACCCGGCGCTGCCCATGGTCATCCAGGTGTCGCGTTTCGATCGCTTCAAGGATCCCGTCGGTGTCATCCGCGCCTACCAGCTGGCGCGGCGCTTCACACCCCACCTGCAACTGGTGCTGGCCGGCGGCGGGGCCACCGACGACCCCGAAGGCGAGGTGGTACTGCAGGAGGTGGAGGCCGCCGCAGGTGACGACCCCAACATCCACACCCTACTGCTGCCCAACGACGCCCACACGGAGATCAACGCCCTGCAGCGGGCCGCGGACATCGTGCTGCAGAAATCCCTGCGCGAGGGCTTCGGCCTCACCGTCACCGAAGGCCTGTGGAAGGGCAAGCCGGTGATCGGCGGTGACGTGGGCGGCATCCGCCTGCAGGTGGTGAACCACCACACCGGCTTCCTGGTCAGCACCCCGGAGGGAGCGGCCCTGCGCATCCGCTATCTCCTCCACCAGCCGGACAGGAGGCGGGAGATGGGCGACAAGGCACGCCGCTTCGTGCGCGAGAATTTTCTTCTCACCCGCCACCTGAGGGAGTATCTCACCCTGATGGTGGCCCTGCTCCACGGTGCCACCGACCGCATCGAGCTCGGCCAGCCGTGA